One window from the genome of Vidua chalybeata isolate OUT-0048 chromosome 3, bVidCha1 merged haplotype, whole genome shotgun sequence encodes:
- the ANGEL2 gene encoding protein angel homolog 2 isoform X1: MALVAELWFALLEKKHSMLPRHVQRLGRDWITHWNGSQILALNSPVSSCMRWAGHYPPWASFPLPISADFSANWRVPPFFGPWRQFQNSNWHLDNYTQSCCFHLPNSSMKSEGEEPLTKKRRLSAQDDTSTPEQQTDLSNQKEVSCLSVAQNEEKHGSKKGTIKRHWEYFCQQSKTMKIAKNKGSDQSSTGSEATFDFTVMSYNILSQNLLEDNSHLYKHCRQRLLFWTYRFPNILQEIKELDADVLCLQEVQEDHYRTEIKSSLESLGYHCEYKMRTGRKPDGCAICFKTSKFSLISSNPVEFFRRDIPLLDRDNVGLVLLLQPRFHCKANAAICIANTHLLYNPRRGDIKLTQLAMLLAEIASVASQKDGSFCPVIICGDFNSVPGSPLYRFIKEGKLNYEGLAIGKVSGQEQFPRGQRILSIPIWPKKLGISQNCVYEIKQQQKEENTGEKLEAAKPDNAQEIVVASEKLSSKLRHHFKLSSVYSHYFPETGIPEVTTCHSRSAVTVDYIFYSAANDGIADQPGAEDSFCGGLKLLGRLALLTEKDLWTVNGLPNENNSSDHLPLVAEFRLIER, translated from the exons ATGGCTTTAGTTGCTGAGCTGTGGTTTGCTCTCCTGGAAAAGAA ACACTCCATGCTGCCCCGCCATGTGCAGAGGCTCGGCAGAGACTGGATCACCCACTGGAATGGCTCCCAGATACTCGCCTTGAACAGCCCAGTTTCCAGCTGTATGAGATGGGCCGGACATTATCCTCCATGGGCCTCATTTCCACTCCCCATTTCAGCTGATTTTTCAGCAAACTGGAGAGTCCCTCCATTTTTTGGACCTTGGAGACAATTTCAGAACTCTAATTGGCATCTTGATAACTACACACAAAGTTGTTGCTTTCATCTACCCAACTCCAGTATGAAATCTGAGGGAGAAGAACCATTGACAAAGAAGAGAAGACTCAGTGCCCAGGATGATACTTCAACTCCTGAACAACAAACAGACTTGTCTAATCAGAAGGAAGTATCTTGTCTTTCTGTAGCacagaatgaagaaaaacatgGCAGCAAGAAAG GAACCATCAAAAGACACTGGGAATACTTCTGTCAGCAGAGTAAAACAATGAAAATCGCTAAAAATAAAGGATCTGACCAAAGCAGTACAGGAAGTGAGGCAACATTTGATTTTACAGTCATGTCCTACAATATTCTCTCACAGAATTTGTTAGAAGACAACTCTCACCTGTACAAACACTGCAGGCAGCGATTGCTGTTCTGGACATACAGATTTCCCAACATCCTACAAGAAATCAAAGAGCTGGATGCAGAT GTGCTCTGCTTACAGGAAGTCCAAGAAGACCACTATAGAACAGAGATCAAGTCAAGTTTGGAATCCCTGG GGTATCACTGTGAGTATAAAATGAGGACAGGCAGAAAACCTGATGGCTGTGCCATTTGCTTCAAAACTTCCAAATTTAGCCTGATTTCTTCAAACCCAGTGGAATTTTTTCGCCGTGATATCCCACTCTTGGACAGGGACAACGTTGGACTGgtgttgctgctgcagcccagatTTCACTGTAAAGCCAATGCTGCCATCTGTATTGCTAATACACATCTGCTGTACAACCCAAGGAGAGGGGACATCAAACTGACCCAGCTTGCAATGCTCCTGGCAGAGATTGCCAGTGTCGCCTCTCAGAAGGATGGTTCTTTCTGCCCAGTTATCATCTGTGGGGACTTCAATTCTGTTCCTGGCTCTCCATTGTACAGATTCATAAAGGAAGGAAAGTTAAATTATGAAGGACTTGCTATAGGGAAG GTCTCTGGACAAGAACAGTTTCCACGGGGACAAAGAATCTTATCTATTCCAATTTGGCCAAAAAAATTAGGTATTTCACAAAACTGTGtatatgaaataaaacagcaacaaaaggaagaaaatacag gagAGAAATTGGaagcagcaaaaccagacaACGCTCAGGAGATTGTAGTAGCATCTGAAAA GTTATCTTCGAAATTGCGGCACCATTTTAAATTGTCTTCAGTCTATTCTCATTACTTCCCTGAAACTGGGATACCAGAAGTGACAACTTGTCATTCCCGAAGTGCTGTCACCGTGGATTATATTTTCTATTCTGCAGCAAATGATGGTATTGCTGACCAGCCAG GAGCAGAGGATTCTTTTTGTGGAGGTCTGAAGCTTCTTGGCAGGCTAGCACTTCTAACAGAGAAAGATCTTTGGACTGTTAATGGTCTTCCCAATGAAAATAACTCTTCTGACCACCTGCCACTGGTAGCAGAATTCAGGCTTATTGAACGGTGA
- the ANGEL2 gene encoding protein angel homolog 2 isoform X2 — translation MLPRHVQRLGRDWITHWNGSQILALNSPVSSCMRWAGHYPPWASFPLPISADFSANWRVPPFFGPWRQFQNSNWHLDNYTQSCCFHLPNSSMKSEGEEPLTKKRRLSAQDDTSTPEQQTDLSNQKEVSCLSVAQNEEKHGSKKGTIKRHWEYFCQQSKTMKIAKNKGSDQSSTGSEATFDFTVMSYNILSQNLLEDNSHLYKHCRQRLLFWTYRFPNILQEIKELDADVLCLQEVQEDHYRTEIKSSLESLGYHCEYKMRTGRKPDGCAICFKTSKFSLISSNPVEFFRRDIPLLDRDNVGLVLLLQPRFHCKANAAICIANTHLLYNPRRGDIKLTQLAMLLAEIASVASQKDGSFCPVIICGDFNSVPGSPLYRFIKEGKLNYEGLAIGKVSGQEQFPRGQRILSIPIWPKKLGISQNCVYEIKQQQKEENTGEKLEAAKPDNAQEIVVASEKLSSKLRHHFKLSSVYSHYFPETGIPEVTTCHSRSAVTVDYIFYSAANDGIADQPGAEDSFCGGLKLLGRLALLTEKDLWTVNGLPNENNSSDHLPLVAEFRLIER, via the exons ATGCTGCCCCGCCATGTGCAGAGGCTCGGCAGAGACTGGATCACCCACTGGAATGGCTCCCAGATACTCGCCTTGAACAGCCCAGTTTCCAGCTGTATGAGATGGGCCGGACATTATCCTCCATGGGCCTCATTTCCACTCCCCATTTCAGCTGATTTTTCAGCAAACTGGAGAGTCCCTCCATTTTTTGGACCTTGGAGACAATTTCAGAACTCTAATTGGCATCTTGATAACTACACACAAAGTTGTTGCTTTCATCTACCCAACTCCAGTATGAAATCTGAGGGAGAAGAACCATTGACAAAGAAGAGAAGACTCAGTGCCCAGGATGATACTTCAACTCCTGAACAACAAACAGACTTGTCTAATCAGAAGGAAGTATCTTGTCTTTCTGTAGCacagaatgaagaaaaacatgGCAGCAAGAAAG GAACCATCAAAAGACACTGGGAATACTTCTGTCAGCAGAGTAAAACAATGAAAATCGCTAAAAATAAAGGATCTGACCAAAGCAGTACAGGAAGTGAGGCAACATTTGATTTTACAGTCATGTCCTACAATATTCTCTCACAGAATTTGTTAGAAGACAACTCTCACCTGTACAAACACTGCAGGCAGCGATTGCTGTTCTGGACATACAGATTTCCCAACATCCTACAAGAAATCAAAGAGCTGGATGCAGAT GTGCTCTGCTTACAGGAAGTCCAAGAAGACCACTATAGAACAGAGATCAAGTCAAGTTTGGAATCCCTGG GGTATCACTGTGAGTATAAAATGAGGACAGGCAGAAAACCTGATGGCTGTGCCATTTGCTTCAAAACTTCCAAATTTAGCCTGATTTCTTCAAACCCAGTGGAATTTTTTCGCCGTGATATCCCACTCTTGGACAGGGACAACGTTGGACTGgtgttgctgctgcagcccagatTTCACTGTAAAGCCAATGCTGCCATCTGTATTGCTAATACACATCTGCTGTACAACCCAAGGAGAGGGGACATCAAACTGACCCAGCTTGCAATGCTCCTGGCAGAGATTGCCAGTGTCGCCTCTCAGAAGGATGGTTCTTTCTGCCCAGTTATCATCTGTGGGGACTTCAATTCTGTTCCTGGCTCTCCATTGTACAGATTCATAAAGGAAGGAAAGTTAAATTATGAAGGACTTGCTATAGGGAAG GTCTCTGGACAAGAACAGTTTCCACGGGGACAAAGAATCTTATCTATTCCAATTTGGCCAAAAAAATTAGGTATTTCACAAAACTGTGtatatgaaataaaacagcaacaaaaggaagaaaatacag gagAGAAATTGGaagcagcaaaaccagacaACGCTCAGGAGATTGTAGTAGCATCTGAAAA GTTATCTTCGAAATTGCGGCACCATTTTAAATTGTCTTCAGTCTATTCTCATTACTTCCCTGAAACTGGGATACCAGAAGTGACAACTTGTCATTCCCGAAGTGCTGTCACCGTGGATTATATTTTCTATTCTGCAGCAAATGATGGTATTGCTGACCAGCCAG GAGCAGAGGATTCTTTTTGTGGAGGTCTGAAGCTTCTTGGCAGGCTAGCACTTCTAACAGAGAAAGATCTTTGGACTGTTAATGGTCTTCCCAATGAAAATAACTCTTCTGACCACCTGCCACTGGTAGCAGAATTCAGGCTTATTGAACGGTGA